One Ooceraea biroi isolate clonal line C1 chromosome 6, Obir_v5.4, whole genome shotgun sequence genomic window carries:
- the LOC105286552 gene encoding protein ANTAGONIST OF LIKE HETEROCHROMATIN PROTEIN 1-like — protein sequence MENKIAIFYAINFFKPPADLYSDIDDDIDIIINTILSKSSVRVPKLEGYVENIIPLFSSEQFKSHFRVTPSTFEFILNEIGEKLHRVTGGREVISAEKQLLITLWRYATPDSYRSIIQKFNVGKGTAIRIVRRVTKALCDISERCIVWLKRNIIQDIVLGFSRTKSFPGVIRATDGTHIVIPAPKENSEAYINRKGRHSIQLQAVCDHRMRFTHIFVGNVGSVHDSRVFRLSSLQQYINDPSRFPDNTHIIGDAAYKLHKHLLVPYSDNGHLTERQKNYNSCHSSTRMVIERAFAYLKGRWRSLLHVLSVTDTKFAPSQIFACCVLHNICLLQHDEMNELINAAQHENEPEIGEKDLLNA from the exons atggaaaataaaattgcaatattttatgctataaactttttcaAACCGCCTGCTGATTTGTACAGTGATATTGACGACGATATTGACATTATAATAAACACCATACTTTCAAAATCTTCAGTTCGTGTACCTAAACTTGAAGGATACGtggaaaatataataccaTTGTTCAGCagtgaacaatttaaatcGCATTTTCG tgtAACCCCTTCAAcgtttgaatttattttaaatgagatTGGAGAGAAACTTCATCGTGTTACTGGTGGAAGAGAAGTTATATCTGCAGAAAAGCAacttttaataactttatgGCGTTATGCAACACCAGACTCGTATag atcaataattcaaaaatttaatgttgGGAAAGGTACAGCAATAAGAATTGTTCGCCGTGTCACTAAAGCACTATGCGACATATCAGAAAGATGTATAGTATggctaaaaagaaatataatacaagacATTGTACTTGGTTTCTCTCGCACAAAAAGCTTCCCTGGCGTTATCAGAGCCACAGACGGAACGCACATTGTTATTCCTGCACCCAAAGAAAATTCAGAGGCCTATATTAATCGAAAAGGTCGTCACTCTATTCAACTCCAA GCTGTTTGTGATCACAGAATGCGATTTACACATATTTTTGTTGGTAATGTGGGTTCAGTTCACGACTCGAGAGTTTTCCGGTTATCATCATTGCAACAATACATCAATGATCCATCTAGATTTCCAGATAATACGCATATTATCGGAGATGCTgcttataaattacataaacatCTTTTGGTTCCTTATTCTGACAACGGCCATTTGACAGAACggcagaaaaattataattcgtGTCATTCTTCCACGAGAATGGTTATTGAAAGAGCATTTGCTTATTTGAAAGGACGATGGAGAAGTCTTCTACATGTTCTGTCAGTAACTGATACAAAATTTGCTCCTTCTCAAATATTTGCATGCTGTGTGCTGCATAATATTTGTTTGCTACAACATGATGAAATGAATGAGTTAATAAATGCTGCTCAACATGAAAATGAACCAGAAATAggagaaaaagatttattgaaTGCATAA